From Anaerotruncus rubiinfantis:
GCAACGATATCAGCGGCAACGGATTCACCTTCAAGACCTATAACGCCCACGACATGCTCGGCGCGATTGATCGCGCCGGTGGGCTTTACTACAACCGTGAACTGTGGAAACAGGCGGTGCAGAAGGCGATGAAGAGCGACTTCACCTGGAACCGTTCCGCTTCGGAGTACATTGGCGTCTACAAGCGCGCGTTGGAGGACTGACGGCGCGGGCCGGCCATAACTTCTGTCCGCGGCACCGATGGGCCGCTTCTTGAACGCGTCAAAGCAGCCTTTCCGCATAGGGACGGGCGGGCAGCCCTTTCCACGCACCCATTCCTTCTATAGGAACAACGGCAGAATCGGAAAAAAAGGAACGCCGCGTCAGCGGCGTTCCTTTTTGTATCCAAAGACCACCCGGTCGATCCCGGCGAGGTCCTTTCGGGTTCCGACCTGGACAAAGCCGCTTTCCGTGAGCAGCGCGGCCACCTGTCTGGCCTGGTTATAGCCGACCTCAAAGGCCAGCATGCCGCCATCCTTGAGCAGGGGAAGATAAAGCGGCGGGATCGCGCGGTAAAAATGAAGGCCGTCCTCGCCGCCATAGAGCGCCATCTGGGGCTCGTGCTGTACCTGGCGCTGAAGGCTTTCCATCTCATGCCCAGGGATATAAGGCGGGTTTGAGAGAATCAGGTCGAGCCGAGGGAGCCCTTTGGGCGGGTGGAGCACGTCACAGGCCAGCACCCGGATATTTTCCGCGCGGTTGCGGGCGGCATTGCGGCGCAGATAGGCAAGCGCGGCCTCGGAGAGCTCCAGCGCGTAAATCTGCGCGGAGGGGAAGTAATGCGCCGCCGCCACCGCAATGCAGCCGCTTCCGGCGCAGAGATCGGCCACAGCGGGCGCTTCACGGCCCTTGAGGAACGAGCGGGCAAGGTCGACGAGCGTCTCGGTGTCCGGCCGCGGGATGAGCACTCCCTCGCCCACTTCAAAAGGCAGGCCGTAGAACTCCCATTCGCCCAGCAGGTACTGGAGCGGTTCCCCGGCCTCATACCGCTCACACAGTGCGAAGAATCGCTCTGCGCACGCGCGGTCGGCCGGCTGTCCACCCGCGCGCGCGCGGCCGAACCTGCCGAGGCCAAAACAATCCTCCAAAAGGCAGGAAAGATCGAACGCGCGGGATTCCTGGTCCTGCGCGTCCAAATTTTTATCATATGCGGTTTGATAGACTTCGGATATGGTCATGGATGACATCCTCAATAGTTGTCGGCGTTTTTGTCCTCCGGGATGCAGGGCTTCATGGCAGCGATCGCCACCGAGAGCTGGACTTCGTCCGGCTCGAAGGTGGTCAGGTTCTGTAGCCAGAGCCCGGGCGCGGAGATGGCCCGTGTGAAAGGGTTGTCATGGCGTCCGGCAAACCGGATAACCTCATAGGAAAGGCCCACCACGACCGGCAGCAGCAGGATTTTCAGCCCGACGCGCAGCCAGACGTTCTCCCAGCTGAGCACCGAGAACACAAAGATCGAAACGACCAGCACAATGAGCAGAAAGCTGGTGCCGCAGCGCGGATGAAAACGGGTATATTTTTTCGCGTTTTCCGGCGTGAGCTCGTCGCCGGCCTCGTAGCAGGCGATGGTCTTGTGTTCCGCGCCGTGGAATTCAAAAACCCGGCGGATGTCCTTCATCCGGGTGACCGCGTAGAGGTAAAGGATGAATACCGCGATTTTGATGAGCCCCTCGATGAGCGAAAGGGCCATATTCGGAAGCGCGGCCATGCCACCCACCCATTTGACCAGCGCGGCCGGCAGCAGCATGAACAGCCCGATGGCAATTGCCATTGCGAGCACGGTGACAATCACATTGAAGATGTATACGGCGCTGTCGCCAAGATGCTTGTCCACCCACGCGTCAAATTTCGACGGTTCAGAGCCTTCCTCTTCGGCAAAACCGGAGATTTCAGCCGATTTCATCAGGCATTTATAACCGGTGATCAACATTGCAATAAAATTACAGATGCCACGCAGGATCGGTGTCTTATTATACCATTTATTGGCCCCGGTTTCCCAAGTCTCCAGATAAAGCTCGCCGTCCGGCTTGCGGATGGCCATTGCGGAGGTGAACGGGCCGCGCATCATGACCCCCTCGATCAGGGCCTGACCGCCAATAGAAGTTTTTTTTGCGGCGCTACAGGATTTTTCGCTCAAAATATCAATCCTTTCCGGCTTCCCGTGCTGGCAAGCCATCCGGTCCCGTGTCCCGGGACGGTCAACAAAAGACATCATACACCAAAATTGTGAACATTTCAAGGCTTAAGCCTGGACGCGCGGCAAAAGGATGGTCACGCGTGTACCGACATTTTCTTTGGAGGTGATGTCGAGCATTCCGCCGTGCAGCGAGACAATCTCGTCCGCAACCGCAAGCCCGATGCCCGATCCGCGGCGGGTGGAATTTGCCTTGAAGAATTTCTGCTTGACTTTGGGCAGGTCGGATTCCTTGATGCCAAGTCCCGTGTCCGAAACGACAATACAGATGTTCTCGTCGGTCACGCTCGCGCGCACCGTCACACTGTCGCCCTTATCGGAATATTTAAGGGCGTTGTCAATGATATTGATGAACACCTGGCGCAGACGGTTGCGGTCGCCGAAAAACGGCGCGATCACATCCGGCTCCTCATAGACAAGCCGTTTCCCTTCATGCTTGGCGCGCTCCTCAAACATGAGCACCGCATCGGAAAGTTCGGCGATCAGGTCGATCCGGTCCTTTACAAGCTGCATGCGGCCGGATTGGATACGGCTGAAGTCGAGCAGCTCCTCCACCATCTGAGCAAGCCGTTCGGTTTCGTTCCCAATGACCCGCATCCCTTTCGCAAGCATCTCCGCATCGACCTCGCCGCCCATGTCCGCAAGCGTTTCGGACCAGCCTTTGATGGCGGTGAGCGGGGTGCGCAGCTCGTGAGAAACCGAGGAGATAAAATCGTTCTTCATTTTTTCATTGGCGGAAAGCTCTTCAGCCATATAGTTAATCGTATCGCAGAGTTCCCCGATTTCATCGTCGTTTTTCTTGTGCAGCCGCGCGCCGAAATCGCCGTGGGCAATTTTACGGGCGGTTTTGCCGACTTCGTCCACCGGGTTGACAATTGAATTGATGAAATAGGAGGAGGAGAAGATGACGAAGAAGATGATCGCCACACCGATCAGTGTAAGAACCAAGATGAAGAGGATGATCTGCTGGTCAACCAAGTCGAGCGAGACGGCGAAACGCATTGCGGCCAGCTGGGTACCCTCCACCGGCGACAAAACGGTGATTGCCATGATCTTTTCGCCGTTTTGCGTGTAGATTTTTTCCGCTTCCCCGATTGGGCTCTGCATCGCCTCATAGAAATCGGGCATGTAGATGCCGGTCCCTGGTTCAAATCCACTGGAGGTGAAGATCACGTTCCCGTCCGCGTCAATAGCCATGAGTTCCATCGAACTGCGCGCCTCAAAATTTTCCACAAGGCTGCGCACCTGGGTGGTAAAATTGGAAAGGCTGTCCTCTGAATAGGCGGTGAGCTGGTTTTTGACAGTATTGGCCTGCACCATGATCGCGCCGCGCACGTTGCTGTAATAAAACGCGCGTACGCCAAGCGAAAACCCGATTTCCAGCGCAATCAGGATCACAAGGATGACGCCGAGGTTGTTGAACAGCCAGCGTTTGGTTATTTTCTTGACAGCCAAGGGTCATCCTCCTTTCTATATTCCAAATCCGTCCGCGAAGCGGGCGGGCCATCGAAGATGGCTCCCCACGGGGGATCCAAAGGGGGTTACATACCCCCTTGAGCAGCCGTCGCGCGAAGCGCGCTCCGCCGTAGGCGGGAAGGCTACTTTTGGACCCATTTGTAACCGAAGCCCCAGACGGTGAGGAGGAATTCCGGCTCGGAGGGAATGTCCTCCAGCTTCATACGAAGCCGGCGGATGTTCACGTCGACGATCTTGATATCCCCGAAATAGTTTTCGCCCCAGACCTTGTTGAGG
This genomic window contains:
- the prmC gene encoding peptide chain release factor N(5)-glutamine methyltransferase; amino-acid sequence: MTISEVYQTAYDKNLDAQDQESRAFDLSCLLEDCFGLGRFGRARAGGQPADRACAERFFALCERYEAGEPLQYLLGEWEFYGLPFEVGEGVLIPRPDTETLVDLARSFLKGREAPAVADLCAGSGCIAVAAAHYFPSAQIYALELSEAALAYLRRNAARNRAENIRVLACDVLHPPKGLPRLDLILSNPPYIPGHEMESLQRQVQHEPQMALYGGEDGLHFYRAIPPLYLPLLKDGGMLAFEVGYNQARQVAALLTESGFVQVGTRKDLAGIDRVVFGYKKERR
- a CDS encoding DUF1385 domain-containing protein, whose protein sequence is MSEKSCSAAKKTSIGGQALIEGVMMRGPFTSAMAIRKPDGELYLETWETGANKWYNKTPILRGICNFIAMLITGYKCLMKSAEISGFAEEEGSEPSKFDAWVDKHLGDSAVYIFNVIVTVLAMAIAIGLFMLLPAALVKWVGGMAALPNMALSLIEGLIKIAVFILYLYAVTRMKDIRRVFEFHGAEHKTIACYEAGDELTPENAKKYTRFHPRCGTSFLLIVLVVSIFVFSVLSWENVWLRVGLKILLLPVVVGLSYEVIRFAGRHDNPFTRAISAPGLWLQNLTTFEPDEVQLSVAIAAMKPCIPEDKNADNY
- a CDS encoding sensor histidine kinase, with protein sequence MAVKKITKRWLFNNLGVILVILIALEIGFSLGVRAFYYSNVRGAIMVQANTVKNQLTAYSEDSLSNFTTQVRSLVENFEARSSMELMAIDADGNVIFTSSGFEPGTGIYMPDFYEAMQSPIGEAEKIYTQNGEKIMAITVLSPVEGTQLAAMRFAVSLDLVDQQIILFILVLTLIGVAIIFFVIFSSSYFINSIVNPVDEVGKTARKIAHGDFGARLHKKNDDEIGELCDTINYMAEELSANEKMKNDFISSVSHELRTPLTAIKGWSETLADMGGEVDAEMLAKGMRVIGNETERLAQMVEELLDFSRIQSGRMQLVKDRIDLIAELSDAVLMFEERAKHEGKRLVYEEPDVIAPFFGDRNRLRQVFINIIDNALKYSDKGDSVTVRASVTDENICIVVSDTGLGIKESDLPKVKQKFFKANSTRRGSGIGLAVADEIVSLHGGMLDITSKENVGTRVTILLPRVQA